In one Arachis duranensis cultivar V14167 chromosome 9, aradu.V14167.gnm2.J7QH, whole genome shotgun sequence genomic region, the following are encoded:
- the LOC107466985 gene encoding O-fucosyltransferase 1 isoform X1, producing the protein MRRAGFHRQHARQGVGSGFKAMVVKLSVAALVLLICTVSLFYSSTGTSNAPSSYRSEIRLAELWNNADSGGWKPSSAPRTHWPPPPTESNGYLRVRCNGGLNQQRSAISNAVLAARIMNATLVLPELDANSFWHDDSGFHGIYDVEHFIKTLRYDVKIVESIPENQKNGKKKKIKALQMRPPRDAPISWYTTDALKKMKEHGAIYLTPFSHRLAEEIDNPEYQRLRCRVNYHALRFKPHIMKLSQSIVDKLRAQGPYMSIHLRFEMDMLSFAGCFDIFTPEEQKILKKYREENFAPKRLVYNERRAIGKCPLTPEEVGLILRALGFDNSTRIYLAAGELFGGERFMNPFRSLFPRLENHSSVENSEELVQNTRGLAGSAVDYMVCLLSDIFMPTYDGPSNFANNLLGHRLYYGFRTTIRPDRKALAPIFIDRENGRTAGFEEAIKKVMLTTNFGEPHKRVSPESFYTNSWPECFCQTAAKNPADRCPPNDILNILDNGLQKEATEQTNSTIS; encoded by the exons ATGAGGAG AGCTGGCTTTCACAGGCAGCATGCAAGGCAAGGCGTAGGGTCAGGGTTCAAGGCCATGGTTGTGAAGCTCTCGGTTGCAGCTCTGGTGCTCTTGATCTGCACCGTATCTTTGTTCTACTCTTCAACTGGAACTTCAAATGCTCCATCCAGTTATCGCTCTGAG ATCCGTTTAGCAGAACTTTGGAACAATGCTGATTCTGGTGGTTGGAAGCCATCTTCGGCACCACGAACCCATTGGCCCC CTCCTCCTACTGAGAGCAACGGCTATTTGCGTGTTCGATGTAATGGTGGGCTAAATCAGCAGCGTAGTGCA ATATCTAATGCTGTTCTTGCTGCTCGAATCATGAATGCTACGCTGGTTCTACCTGAGTTGGATGCAAACTCATTTTGGCACGACGACAG tGGTTTCCATGGTATCTATGATGTTGAGCATTTCATCAAGACACTGAGGTATGATGTAAAGATTGTTGAAAGCATTCCAGAAAATCAGAAAAAtggcaaaaagaagaaaataaaagcattacAG ATGCGTCCCCCTAGAGATGCTCCCATAAGTTGGTATACGACTGATGCTCTCAAGAAAATGAAGGAACATGGTGCCATCTATCTTACACCCTTTTCACATCGCTTAGCTGAAGAAATTGACAATCCTGAGTACCAAAGGTTGAGGTGCAGAGTTAATTATCATGCTTTAAGGTTCAAGCCGCATATCATGAAGCTAAGTCAATCAATCGTTGATAAGCTACGTGCACAAGGCCCCTATATGTCCATACATCTTCGGTTTGAGATGGATATGTTGTCATTTGCTGG ATGCTTTGATATATTTACACCTGAGGAgcaaaagattttgaagaagtACCGAGAAGAAAACTTTGCACCAAAAAGACTAGTCTATAATGAAAGAAGGGCCATTGGGAAATGCCCATTGACTCCAGAGGAG GTTGGTCTTATTTTACGTGCACTGGGTTTTGACAATTCTACCAGAATATATCTAGCTGCTGGTGAACTATTTGGTGGGGAGCGATTTATGAACCCGTTTCGAAGTTTGTTCCCTCGACTGGAGAATCATTCTTCAGTGGAAAACTCAGAAGAGCTTGTTCAGAACACTAGGGGATTGGCAGGTTCTGCTGTGGATTACATGGTCTGTCTTCTTTCTGACATCTTCATGCCAACATATGATGGCCCAAGCAACTTTGCGAACAACCTCCTCGGGCATCGACTTTATTATGGCTTTCGGACTACAATCAGACCTGACAGAAAAGCTCTTGCTCCTATCTTCATCGACAGGGAGAATGGGCGTACAGCAGGTTTTGAAGAAGCTATTAAGAAAGTCATGCTTACAACCAATTTTGGTGAACCTCATAAACGAGTTTCTCCGGAGTCTTTCTATACAAATTCTTGGCCCGAATGCTTCTGCCAAACAGCTGCAAAGAACCCTGCTGACAGATGTCCACCAAATGATATTCTGAATATTCTCGATAACGGATtacagaaagaagcaacagagCAGACAAATTCCACAATATCTTGA
- the LOC107466918 gene encoding probable fructokinase-7, which translates to MAQFTPSGKSGDLKQEDDKKTSELVVCLGELLIDFVPTVGGVSLAEAPAFKKAPGGAPANVAVGISRLGGSSAFIGKVGKDEFGYMLCDILKQNFVDTSAVRFDSEARTALAFVTLRADGEREFLFFRNPSADMLLHESEIDKILIQKAKIFHYGSISLIHDPCKSAHLAALRIAKESGCILSYDPNLRLALWPSAEAAQKGIMSVWDKADIIKISEEEITFLTKGDDPNDDDVVLKKLFHPDLKLLIVTQGSEGCRYYTKKFKGRVAGVKVNPIDTTGAGDAFVSGILYNIASDQSILQEEEQLRKALRFANICGAITVTKRGAIPALPNKEAVAQFMLEATTINT; encoded by the exons ATGGCCCAGTTTACCCCCTCAG GTAAATCTGGTGATTTGAAACAAGAAGATGACAAGAAAACAAGTGAACTAGTTGTTTGCTTGGGTGAACTGTTAATAGACTTTGTACCAACGGTGGGTGGAGTGTCACTAGCTGAAGCACCTGCTTTCAAGAAAGCTCCTGGTGGTGCTCCTGCCAATGTAGCAGTTGGCATCTCAAGGCTTGGTGGTTCATCTGCTTTCATAGGCAAG GTAGGAAAGGATGAATTCGGGTATATGTTATGTGATATTTTAAAGCAGAACTTTGTTGATACATCTGCCGTGCGGTTTGACTCTGAAGCTAGAACTGCATTAGCTTTTGTCACGCTTAGAGCCGATGGCGAGCGCGAGTTCTTGTTTTTCCGGAACCCTAGTGCTGATATGCTTCTTCATGAGTCAGAGATTGACAAAATTCTCATACAGAAG GCTAAAATATTCCATTATGGTTCCATTAGCTTGATTCATGATCCATGCAAGTCAGCTCATCTTGCCGCGTTGCGAATCGCTAAAGAATCTGGTTGTATTCTCTCATATGATCCAAATTTGAGATTGGCACTATGGCCATCAGCTGAGGCTGCTCAGAAAGGTATAATGAGTGTATGGGACAAAGCTGATATCATAAAG ATAAGCGAGGAGGAGATTACATTTTTGACCAAGGGTGATGACCCTAACGATGATGATGTTGTATTAAAGAAGCTTTTTCACCCTGATCTCAAGCTATTAATTGTGACACAAGGTTCAGAGGGTTGTAGATATTACACCAAG AAATTCAAAGGCCGGGTGGCAGGTGTTAAAGTTAACCCCATTGACACAACTGGGGCCGGTGATGCATTTGTTAGCGGGATTCTCTACAACATAGCTTCAGATCAAAGCATTTTACAG GAGGAGGAGCAACTCCGGAAAGCGCTACGATTTGCCAACATATGTGGTGCCATCACTGTGACAAAGAGAGGTGCAATTCCCGCACTACCTAACAAAGAAGCTGTTGCGCAGTTCATGTTAGAAGCAACAACCATTAACACTTGA
- the LOC107467096 gene encoding uncharacterized protein LOC107467096: MASNQSFVPEIGPDGLPREASVISYTEKIIEEEQLQLHRYIQENYSKIRDVERELANLTMEMKLTAGPKKAALELLRKKIETQTEKIRMAKLKEEQARKVWEAASKVVKDEEALKQKLCDDLSNLVQESSNSQFSRLEELKRRLEALNPNRASTNSHHDGKSASSSQDGSTRDGSSASNARESGGSAESIPDQGNGQKVGSHHQSPNEGEGRTKKKVNFHIKGKGIGAVSKGRSSAPGWTGAGFDVDGRT; this comes from the exons ATGGCTTCAAACCAGTCGTTCGTCCCTGAGATCGGACCTGACGGTCTCCCTCGAGAAGCTTCCGTCATTAGCTACACCGAGAAG ATCATCGAAGAAGAGCAACTTCAATTGCACAG ATACATTCAAGAAAACTATTCTAAAATTCGCGATGTTGAACGTGAGCTTGCAAATCTTACAATGGAGATGAAACTCACGGCCGGCCCAAAGAAAGCAG CACTTGAACTtttgagaaagaaaatagagacaCAAACAGAGAAAATTCGCATGGCCAAGCTCAAAGAAGAACAGGCACGGAAG GTGTGGGAGGCAGCATCAAAAGTAGTGAAGGATGAAGAGGCATTAAAGCAGAAGTTATGTGATGACTTGAGCAATCTG GTTCAAGAGAGCAGTAATTCTCAGTTTTCTAGGCTGGAGGAATTAAAAAGACGACTTGAAGCTTTGAATCCAAATCGTGCATCAACTAATTCTCATCAT GATGGGAAATCTGCAAGTTCTTCTCAGGATGGTTCAACCCGTGATGGATCCTCTGCTTCCAATGCAAGGGAAAGTGGGGGATCAGCTGAGAGCATTCCCGACCAAGGTAATGGTCAGAAAGTTGGATCTCATCACCAGTCTCCTAATGAAGGCGAAGGaagaactaaaaagaaagtCAATTTCCACATTAAAGGGAAAGGAATCGGTGCTGTCTCCAAAGGTAGATCTTCAGCTCCTGGCTGGACTGGGGCTGGCTTCGATGTAGATGGCAGAACATGA
- the LOC107466985 gene encoding O-fucosyltransferase 1 isoform X2, whose amino-acid sequence MLILVVGSHLRHHEPIGPVSICSSPPTESNGYLRVRCNGGLNQQRSAISNAVLAARIMNATLVLPELDANSFWHDDSGFHGIYDVEHFIKTLRYDVKIVESIPENQKNGKKKKIKALQMRPPRDAPISWYTTDALKKMKEHGAIYLTPFSHRLAEEIDNPEYQRLRCRVNYHALRFKPHIMKLSQSIVDKLRAQGPYMSIHLRFEMDMLSFAGCFDIFTPEEQKILKKYREENFAPKRLVYNERRAIGKCPLTPEEVGLILRALGFDNSTRIYLAAGELFGGERFMNPFRSLFPRLENHSSVENSEELVQNTRGLAGSAVDYMVCLLSDIFMPTYDGPSNFANNLLGHRLYYGFRTTIRPDRKALAPIFIDRENGRTAGFEEAIKKVMLTTNFGEPHKRVSPESFYTNSWPECFCQTAAKNPADRCPPNDILNILDNGLQKEATEQTNSTIS is encoded by the exons ATGCTGATTCTGGTGGTTGGAAGCCATCTTCGGCACCACGAACCCATTGGCCCCGTATCTATCTGTTCTT CTCCTCCTACTGAGAGCAACGGCTATTTGCGTGTTCGATGTAATGGTGGGCTAAATCAGCAGCGTAGTGCA ATATCTAATGCTGTTCTTGCTGCTCGAATCATGAATGCTACGCTGGTTCTACCTGAGTTGGATGCAAACTCATTTTGGCACGACGACAG tGGTTTCCATGGTATCTATGATGTTGAGCATTTCATCAAGACACTGAGGTATGATGTAAAGATTGTTGAAAGCATTCCAGAAAATCAGAAAAAtggcaaaaagaagaaaataaaagcattacAG ATGCGTCCCCCTAGAGATGCTCCCATAAGTTGGTATACGACTGATGCTCTCAAGAAAATGAAGGAACATGGTGCCATCTATCTTACACCCTTTTCACATCGCTTAGCTGAAGAAATTGACAATCCTGAGTACCAAAGGTTGAGGTGCAGAGTTAATTATCATGCTTTAAGGTTCAAGCCGCATATCATGAAGCTAAGTCAATCAATCGTTGATAAGCTACGTGCACAAGGCCCCTATATGTCCATACATCTTCGGTTTGAGATGGATATGTTGTCATTTGCTGG ATGCTTTGATATATTTACACCTGAGGAgcaaaagattttgaagaagtACCGAGAAGAAAACTTTGCACCAAAAAGACTAGTCTATAATGAAAGAAGGGCCATTGGGAAATGCCCATTGACTCCAGAGGAG GTTGGTCTTATTTTACGTGCACTGGGTTTTGACAATTCTACCAGAATATATCTAGCTGCTGGTGAACTATTTGGTGGGGAGCGATTTATGAACCCGTTTCGAAGTTTGTTCCCTCGACTGGAGAATCATTCTTCAGTGGAAAACTCAGAAGAGCTTGTTCAGAACACTAGGGGATTGGCAGGTTCTGCTGTGGATTACATGGTCTGTCTTCTTTCTGACATCTTCATGCCAACATATGATGGCCCAAGCAACTTTGCGAACAACCTCCTCGGGCATCGACTTTATTATGGCTTTCGGACTACAATCAGACCTGACAGAAAAGCTCTTGCTCCTATCTTCATCGACAGGGAGAATGGGCGTACAGCAGGTTTTGAAGAAGCTATTAAGAAAGTCATGCTTACAACCAATTTTGGTGAACCTCATAAACGAGTTTCTCCGGAGTCTTTCTATACAAATTCTTGGCCCGAATGCTTCTGCCAAACAGCTGCAAAGAACCCTGCTGACAGATGTCCACCAAATGATATTCTGAATATTCTCGATAACGGATtacagaaagaagcaacagagCAGACAAATTCCACAATATCTTGA